In Nocardioides marinus, one DNA window encodes the following:
- a CDS encoding AMP-binding protein, which yields MTRTTPLSGSPAGSLSYAAGPTDVPLLEQTIGANFEQTVAARPDAEALVEVATGRRWTWAELARDVDALARGLVAAGLQRGDRLGVWAPNCAEWTITQYATATVGVVLVNVNPAYRTHELAYAVNQSGLRMLVATSSFKTSDYRAMVAEVRGQCPTLERVVLLDTDDWGELIAQGTTVGDEELAERAASLRPEDPINIQYTSGTTGYPKGATLSHRNILNNGFFVTETIGFTDADRLCIPVPFYHCFGMVMGNLGCTTHGATMVIPAPGFDPETTLRTIEEERCTAVYGVPTMFIAMQHHPSFAERDLSSLRTGIMAGSICPVEVMKRCVSEMHMEQASIAYGMTETSPVSCQTLADDDLERRTETIGRVHPHVEIKVVDPGTGETLPRGATGELCTRGYSVMLGYWDDPDRTSEAIDDEGWMHTGDLAVMREDGYCNIVGRIKDMVIRGGENIYPREIEEFLYSHPDVEDVQVVGVPDERYGEELCAWVRLREGAEPLDAAAVREFCAGRLAHYKVPRYVLVVEEFPMTVTGKIRKVEMREESARRLGLA from the coding sequence GTGACTCGGACCACACCCCTCTCGGGCTCCCCAGCAGGCTCCCTCTCCTACGCCGCCGGCCCCACCGACGTCCCGCTCCTGGAGCAGACGATCGGCGCGAACTTCGAGCAGACCGTGGCCGCCCGGCCCGATGCCGAGGCGCTGGTCGAGGTCGCCACCGGACGGCGGTGGACCTGGGCGGAGCTGGCCCGCGACGTCGACGCCCTGGCCCGAGGGCTGGTGGCGGCCGGCCTCCAGCGCGGCGACCGGCTGGGCGTGTGGGCGCCCAACTGCGCGGAGTGGACCATCACCCAGTACGCCACCGCCACGGTCGGCGTGGTGCTGGTCAACGTCAACCCCGCCTACCGCACCCACGAGCTGGCCTACGCGGTCAACCAGTCGGGCCTACGGATGCTGGTGGCGACGTCGTCGTTCAAGACCAGCGACTACCGGGCGATGGTCGCCGAGGTCCGCGGCCAGTGCCCGACCCTCGAGCGGGTGGTCCTGCTCGACACCGACGACTGGGGCGAGCTGATCGCCCAGGGCACGACGGTGGGCGACGAGGAGCTGGCCGAGCGCGCGGCGTCGCTGCGCCCGGAGGACCCCATCAACATCCAGTACACCTCCGGCACGACCGGCTACCCCAAGGGCGCCACGCTCAGCCACCGCAACATCCTCAACAACGGCTTCTTCGTGACCGAGACCATCGGCTTCACCGACGCCGACCGACTGTGCATCCCGGTGCCCTTCTACCACTGCTTCGGGATGGTCATGGGCAACCTCGGGTGCACCACCCACGGCGCCACGATGGTCATCCCCGCGCCCGGCTTCGACCCCGAGACCACGCTGCGCACCATCGAGGAGGAGCGCTGCACGGCGGTCTACGGCGTGCCGACGATGTTCATCGCGATGCAGCACCACCCGAGCTTCGCCGAGCGCGACCTGTCCTCGCTGCGCACGGGCATCATGGCCGGCTCGATCTGCCCGGTGGAGGTGATGAAGCGCTGCGTCTCCGAGATGCACATGGAGCAGGCCTCCATCGCCTACGGCATGACCGAGACCAGCCCCGTGTCCTGCCAGACCCTCGCCGACGACGACCTGGAGCGACGTACCGAGACCATCGGCCGGGTCCACCCGCACGTCGAGATCAAGGTCGTCGACCCGGGCACCGGGGAGACGCTGCCGCGCGGCGCCACCGGCGAGCTGTGCACCCGCGGCTACTCGGTGATGCTGGGCTACTGGGACGACCCCGACCGCACCTCCGAGGCCATCGACGACGAGGGCTGGATGCACACCGGCGACCTGGCCGTCATGCGCGAGGACGGCTACTGCAACATCGTCGGTCGCATCAAGGACATGGTCATCCGCGGCGGCGAGAACATCTACCCGCGCGAGATCGAGGAGTTCCTCTACTCCCACCCCGACGTCGAGGACGTCCAGGTCGTCGGCGTCCCCGACGAGCGGTACGGCGAGGAGCTCTGTGCCTGGGTCCGGCTGCGCGAGGGAGCCGAGCCCCTGGACGCCGCGGCCGTCCGCGAGTTCTGCGCCGGGCGGCTCGCGCACTACAAGGTGCCGCGCTACGTGCTGGTGGTCGAGGAGTTCCCGATGACCGTCACCGGCAAGATCCGCAAGGTCGAGATGCGCGAGGAGTCCGCGCGTCGGCTCGGGCTGGCCTGA
- a CDS encoding fatty acid desaturase family protein, with amino-acid sequence MTTITRKPENPTAHLTEADIEQIGIELDAIRQDVIDSRGEKDAAYIRRIVDVQRRLELGSRAVLLGSALPPLWVLGTIGLSVAKILENMEIGHNVMHGQWDWMRDPKIHSTTWEWDNASTADGWKHSHNQIHHTYTNIVGKDNDLGYGIMRVDEDQRWYPAYLAQPLWNFINACFFEYGIAAYDLELGKNLKVPKDKRSEEFKQNLSKTLKKIRKQATKDYVVHPLVALPFGGAVGALAGNFVANVVRNVWSHSVIMCGHFPEGVETFEKKAIPDDETRGEWYVRQMLGSANISGGRFTHLMTGNLSHQIEHHLFPDLPSNRYAEVAPKVQALFEKYDLNYHQAPLPQQVYSAWHKVVRLSLPNDWLATTTPKNLPAQLKTLWAMSTKGPKVRRAAQARLTQLARRQQAERSEAAAAAA; translated from the coding sequence ATGACCACCATCACCCGCAAGCCCGAGAACCCCACCGCCCACCTCACCGAGGCAGACATCGAGCAGATCGGCATCGAGCTGGACGCCATCCGCCAGGACGTCATCGACTCCCGGGGCGAGAAGGACGCGGCCTACATCCGCCGCATCGTCGACGTGCAGCGCCGCCTCGAGCTCGGCTCGCGTGCGGTGCTGCTCGGCTCCGCGCTGCCGCCGCTGTGGGTGCTCGGCACCATCGGCCTGTCGGTCGCGAAGATCCTCGAGAACATGGAGATCGGGCACAACGTCATGCACGGCCAGTGGGACTGGATGCGTGACCCGAAGATCCACTCGACCACCTGGGAGTGGGACAACGCCTCGACCGCCGACGGCTGGAAGCACAGCCACAACCAGATCCACCACACGTACACGAACATCGTCGGCAAGGACAACGACCTCGGCTACGGCATCATGCGCGTCGACGAGGACCAGCGGTGGTACCCCGCCTACCTCGCGCAGCCGCTGTGGAACTTCATCAACGCCTGCTTCTTCGAGTACGGCATCGCTGCCTACGACCTCGAGCTCGGCAAGAACCTCAAGGTGCCGAAGGACAAGCGCAGCGAGGAGTTCAAGCAGAACCTCTCCAAGACGCTGAAGAAGATCCGCAAGCAGGCCACGAAGGACTACGTCGTGCACCCGCTCGTGGCGCTCCCGTTCGGCGGTGCCGTCGGGGCGCTGGCCGGCAACTTCGTCGCCAACGTGGTGCGCAACGTGTGGTCGCACTCGGTGATCATGTGCGGCCACTTCCCCGAGGGCGTGGAGACCTTCGAGAAGAAGGCGATCCCGGACGACGAGACCCGCGGCGAGTGGTACGTCCGCCAGATGCTCGGCTCGGCCAACATCTCCGGCGGCCGGTTCACGCACCTGATGACCGGCAACCTGTCGCACCAGATCGAGCACCACCTCTTCCCCGACCTGCCGTCCAACCGGTACGCCGAGGTCGCCCCCAAGGTGCAGGCGCTGTTCGAGAAGTACGACCTGAACTACCACCAGGCCCCCCTGCCGCAGCAGGTCTACTCGGCCTGGCACAAGGTCGTGCGGCTCTCGCTGCCCAACGACTGGCTGGCCACCACCACCCCGAAGAACCTCCCCGCCCAGCTCAAGACGCTGTGGGCGATGTCGACCAAGGGCCCCAAGGTCCGTCGCGCCGCCCAGGCCCGGCTGACCCAGCTCGCCCGGCGCCAGCAGGCCGAGCGCAGCGAGGCGGCAGCCGCCGCGGCCTGA
- a CDS encoding ferredoxin reductase translates to MTTLPLPAPRQRGAGRLLRQRARSLAQAAVTPLDLDDLLDHFHPLRRGAELSGRVVEVRPETAASATLVIKPGRDWAGHVPGQYVRVGVDVDGVRLWRTYSLTHGPRPDGCLSITVKAIDGGVVSGHLVRRTRPGTMLRLAQAAGDFVLPDPLPGKLLLVTAGSGITPVIGMLRNLFSRAEVPATDIVLIHSALSQAEVIFATEIRSYAARGLLRLVELHTDTHGLLDVDSLSELVPDLAERPTYACGPAGLLDALEAHHEAQGLVLHTERFRPVVLAAPGEGGTVTFADGREVAADGATPILDAAEQAGVLMPSGCRMGICMGCVLPMKEGAVRDLRNGALTVAVPGETDPAGVPIQTCVSAPAGACSVDH, encoded by the coding sequence ATGACGACGCTCCCCCTGCCCGCCCCGCGCCAGCGCGGTGCCGGTCGGCTGCTGCGCCAGCGTGCCCGGTCCCTGGCGCAGGCCGCGGTCACGCCGCTGGACCTCGACGACCTGCTCGACCACTTCCACCCGCTGCGCCGCGGTGCCGAGCTCTCCGGCCGCGTCGTGGAGGTCCGCCCCGAGACCGCCGCGTCCGCGACGCTGGTGATCAAGCCCGGCCGCGACTGGGCCGGTCACGTGCCGGGGCAGTACGTCCGCGTCGGCGTCGACGTCGACGGCGTGCGCCTGTGGCGCACCTACTCCCTGACCCACGGCCCGCGCCCCGACGGCTGCCTCTCGATCACGGTCAAGGCCATCGACGGCGGCGTGGTCTCCGGCCACCTGGTGCGCCGCACCCGCCCCGGCACGATGCTGCGCCTGGCCCAGGCGGCGGGCGACTTCGTGCTGCCGGACCCGCTGCCCGGCAAGCTGCTGCTGGTCACCGCCGGCTCCGGCATCACCCCGGTGATCGGGATGCTGCGCAACCTCTTCTCCCGTGCGGAGGTCCCGGCCACCGACATCGTGCTGATCCACTCGGCGCTCTCGCAGGCCGAGGTGATCTTCGCGACGGAGATCCGCTCGTACGCCGCCCGCGGGCTGCTCCGGCTGGTCGAGCTGCACACCGACACCCACGGCCTGCTCGACGTCGACTCCCTCAGCGAGCTGGTCCCGGACCTGGCCGAGCGCCCGACGTACGCCTGCGGGCCGGCGGGTCTGCTCGACGCTCTCGAGGCGCACCACGAGGCGCAGGGCCTGGTGCTGCACACCGAGCGGTTCCGCCCGGTCGTGCTGGCCGCCCCCGGCGAGGGCGGCACCGTCACCTTCGCCGACGGTCGCGAGGTGGCAGCCGACGGCGCCACCCCGATCCTCGACGCCGCCGAGCAGGCGGGGGTCCTCATGCCCAGCGGCTGCCGGATGGGCATCTGCATGGGCTGCGTGCTGCCGATGAAGGAGGGAGCCGTCCGCGACCTGCGCAACGGCGCCCTCACCGTCGCCGTCCCGGGGGAGACCGACCCGGCCGGCGTCCCGATCCAGACCTGCGTGAGCGCGCCCGCGGGCGCCTGCTCCGTCGACCACTGA
- a CDS encoding helix-turn-helix domain-containing protein, translated as MPRSQPRAASRRTAGHGLVLPPRTATRLRSDLPSVAEQVVAAITDEVPAYQDALSGSMGDNIRNAVQLALGGFLSLASGRRGVDPRTPTAPAVEGAYQLGRGEARSGRSTDALLSAYRIGARVSWRELSRGAVESGMDAETLARFAELVFAFIDELSASSAAGHTDELATTGRVRQRLLERLAGQLLDGVSAEAARDAATVAEWPHPTTLTAVLVPQAQLRPVLTAVSGATLALPEAPGVEEAGLLLVPDAHGRGRAGLLRAVEGREAVVGPPRPWLEVRASYDRAVRAREAGLGPDTEADLPALVLGADPEARADLRAQVLAPLADLRPAQAEKLTETLRAWLLHHGRREEVAAALFVHPQTVRYRMGQLRELYGDRLEDPPTVLALTVALA; from the coding sequence GTGCCTCGCTCCCAGCCCCGAGCGGCCTCCCGCCGGACCGCCGGCCACGGGCTGGTGCTGCCGCCGCGCACCGCGACCCGCCTGCGCAGCGACCTGCCCTCGGTCGCCGAGCAGGTCGTCGCCGCCATCACCGACGAGGTCCCCGCCTACCAGGACGCGCTGTCCGGGTCGATGGGCGACAACATCCGCAACGCGGTGCAGCTGGCGCTGGGCGGCTTCCTCTCCCTGGCCAGCGGCCGGCGCGGCGTCGACCCGCGCACGCCGACGGCCCCCGCCGTCGAGGGCGCCTACCAGCTCGGCCGCGGCGAGGCCCGCAGCGGCCGGAGCACCGACGCCCTGCTCTCGGCCTACCGGATCGGCGCCCGGGTCTCCTGGCGCGAGCTGTCCCGCGGCGCGGTCGAGAGCGGCATGGACGCCGAGACGCTGGCCCGCTTCGCCGAGCTGGTCTTCGCCTTCATCGACGAGCTGTCGGCGTCCTCGGCCGCGGGGCACACCGACGAGCTGGCCACCACCGGTCGGGTGCGGCAGCGCCTCCTCGAACGACTGGCCGGGCAGCTGCTCGACGGCGTCTCCGCCGAGGCCGCGCGCGACGCCGCGACCGTGGCGGAGTGGCCGCACCCGACCACCCTGACCGCCGTGCTGGTCCCCCAGGCGCAGCTGCGCCCGGTGCTCACCGCCGTCAGCGGGGCCACTCTCGCCCTCCCCGAGGCCCCGGGGGTCGAGGAGGCGGGACTGCTGCTCGTCCCCGATGCGCACGGCCGGGGTCGGGCCGGACTGCTGCGCGCCGTGGAGGGCCGCGAGGCGGTCGTGGGGCCGCCGCGACCGTGGCTGGAGGTGCGGGCGTCGTACGACCGGGCCGTGCGCGCCCGCGAAGCCGGCCTCGGCCCCGACACCGAGGCCGACCTGCCCGCGCTCGTGCTCGGCGCCGACCCCGAGGCACGCGCCGACCTGCGCGCCCAGGTGCTCGCGCCGCTCGCCGACCTGAGGCCCGCCCAGGCCGAGAAGCTCACCGAGACGCTGCGCGCCTGGCTGCTCCACCACGGCCGGCGCGAGGAGGTCGCCGCCGCGCTCTTCGTGCACCCGCAGACCGTGCGCTACCGCATGGGCCAGCTGCGCGAGCTGTACGGCGACCGCCTCGAGGACCCCCCCACCGTGCTCGCCCTCACAGTCGCGCTTGCCTGA
- a CDS encoding helix-turn-helix domain-containing protein translates to MRASHDRVLRAHAAGLGPDTEAHLPALVLDADAEARADLRAQVLAPLADLRPAQAEKLTETLRAWLLHHGRREEVAAALFVHPQTVRYRMGQLRELYGDRLEDPETVLALTVALA, encoded by the coding sequence GTGCGGGCGTCGCACGACCGGGTGCTGCGCGCGCACGCCGCGGGGCTCGGCCCCGACACCGAGGCCCACCTGCCGGCGCTCGTGCTCGACGCGGACGCCGAGGCGCGCGCCGACCTGCGGGCCCAGGTGCTGGCCCCGCTCGCGGACCTGCGGCCCGCCCAGGCCGAGAAGCTCACCGAGACGCTGCGCGCCTGGCTGCTCCACCACGGCCGGCGCGAGGAGGTCGCCGCCGCGCTGTTCGTGCACCCGCAGACCGTGCGCTACCGCATGGGCCAGCTGCGCGAGCTGTACGGCGACCGGCTGGAGGACCCCGAGACCGTGCTGGCCCTCACCGTGGCGCTGGCATAG
- a CDS encoding SGNH/GDSL hydrolase family protein, with the protein MSRHRLRAAARPLRLRSLAPVLLLALAAPALAGCADDGRAEPASDRPSGATSAPSPEPSVGTGEYPRYVALGDSYTAAPLVPETDAGDGCLRSSGNYPSLVAEAFEGTVLADVSCSGADTTSLIGVQRTFDGAAQPAQLDAVTEDTSLVTLSIGGNDFGLFSALVGGCAQLAQTDPDGSPCADVGAGEATEVLAKIEQRVASVVEGIRDRAPDARILVVGYPQIVPQGKESCDALPIAAGDLPFARTVNEGLAEAVEEGARRAKVEYVDVYALTDGHDICSDDPWIAGRDTVPGQALAFHPFAAEQQAVAEEILRILRD; encoded by the coding sequence ATGAGCCGCCACCGCCTGCGCGCCGCCGCGCGCCCCCTCCGCCTCCGCTCGCTGGCGCCGGTGCTGTTGCTCGCACTCGCCGCCCCCGCCCTGGCCGGGTGCGCGGACGACGGCCGCGCCGAGCCCGCGTCGGACCGGCCCTCCGGCGCCACGTCCGCGCCGTCTCCCGAGCCGTCGGTCGGCACGGGCGAGTACCCCCGCTACGTCGCCCTCGGCGACTCCTACACCGCCGCCCCGCTGGTCCCCGAGACCGACGCCGGCGACGGCTGCCTGCGCTCGAGCGGCAACTACCCCTCGCTCGTGGCCGAGGCGTTCGAGGGCACCGTGCTCGCCGACGTCAGCTGCTCCGGCGCCGACACCACCTCGCTGATCGGGGTGCAGCGCACCTTCGACGGGGCCGCCCAGCCGGCCCAGCTCGACGCCGTCACCGAGGACACCTCCCTGGTCACGCTCTCCATCGGCGGCAACGACTTCGGCCTCTTCTCCGCGCTCGTCGGCGGCTGCGCCCAGCTCGCGCAGACCGACCCCGACGGCAGCCCGTGCGCCGACGTCGGCGCGGGCGAGGCCACCGAGGTGCTGGCCAAGATCGAGCAGCGGGTCGCCTCGGTCGTCGAGGGCATCCGCGACCGAGCACCCGACGCGCGGATCCTGGTCGTCGGCTACCCGCAGATCGTCCCGCAGGGCAAGGAGTCGTGCGACGCGCTGCCGATCGCCGCCGGGGACCTGCCGTTCGCGCGCACGGTCAACGAGGGGCTCGCAGAGGCGGTCGAGGAGGGGGCGCGCCGCGCGAAGGTCGAGTACGTCGACGTCTACGCCCTCACCGACGGCCACGACATCTGCAGCGACGACCCCTGGATCGCCGGTCGTGACACGGTGCCGGGGCAGGCGCTGGCCTTCCATCCCTTCGCCGCCGAGCAGCAGGCGGTGGCCGAGGAGATCCTGCGCATCCTGCGCGACTGA
- a CDS encoding amidohydrolase, giving the protein MHSLILRDARLVPVDSPTPTEPMDVLVEDGRVVEVGPTLHRPEGVEEVRADGRWLIPGLWDQHVHLAQWTLTSGRLDLAGARSPEDALHEVRVRVAEYPDLPVIGWGHRSAGWEREVTVSELDAVSGETPVVLISGDGHHAWLNTVALLHLAMPVRDSVVREAEWFAAYSRLSSLVGNDGTSSEAYRRTLDHAASMGVVGLVDFEFSGGVPEWQEKWAEGCDLLRVRMATYAEGLDDVLSRGLRSGDPIIPGDDRLVMGPLKIISDGSLNTRTAWCCEPYGDAYKLEYPSGQPNLSGAELRELLRIAHTSGLEVATHAIGDAAVAEALASYADTGARGSIEHAQMVNRGDVKEMARLGIRASVQPAHLLDDRDLTERIWGERSARCFAFRWMLDDGVDLVLGSDAPVSPLDPWLAMAAAVHRSGDEREAWHGEHALTPLEVLRASVDGAGSVRVGSLGDLALLDHDPLQAADSPADAAAHLRQVEVAGTWVAGRPVHSAL; this is encoded by the coding sequence ATGCACAGCCTGATCCTGCGCGACGCGCGCCTGGTCCCGGTGGACTCGCCCACCCCGACCGAGCCCATGGACGTCCTGGTCGAGGACGGCCGGGTCGTCGAGGTGGGGCCCACGCTGCACCGGCCCGAGGGCGTCGAGGAGGTACGCGCGGACGGGCGCTGGCTGATCCCCGGCCTGTGGGACCAGCACGTGCACCTGGCGCAGTGGACGCTGACGTCGGGCCGCCTCGACCTGGCCGGCGCCCGCAGCCCCGAGGACGCCCTGCACGAGGTCCGGGTGCGGGTCGCGGAGTACCCCGACCTCCCCGTCATCGGCTGGGGCCACCGCTCCGCCGGGTGGGAGCGCGAGGTCACCGTCTCCGAGCTCGACGCCGTCTCCGGCGAGACGCCGGTCGTGCTGATCTCCGGCGACGGCCACCACGCCTGGCTCAACACCGTCGCGCTGCTGCACCTGGCGATGCCCGTGCGCGACTCGGTCGTGCGCGAGGCCGAGTGGTTCGCGGCGTACTCCCGGCTCTCCTCGCTGGTCGGCAACGACGGCACCAGCTCCGAGGCCTACCGCCGCACCCTCGACCACGCCGCGTCGATGGGCGTGGTCGGGCTGGTGGACTTCGAGTTCTCCGGCGGCGTGCCGGAGTGGCAGGAGAAGTGGGCCGAGGGCTGCGACCTGCTGCGGGTCCGGATGGCGACGTACGCCGAGGGGCTCGACGACGTCCTCTCGCGCGGCCTGCGCTCGGGCGACCCGATCATCCCCGGCGACGACCGGCTGGTGATGGGCCCGCTGAAGATCATCAGCGACGGCTCGCTCAACACCCGCACCGCGTGGTGCTGCGAGCCCTACGGCGACGCCTACAAGCTGGAGTACCCCTCCGGCCAGCCGAACCTCTCCGGCGCCGAGCTGCGCGAGCTGCTCCGGATCGCCCACACCAGCGGCCTGGAGGTCGCCACCCACGCGATCGGTGACGCCGCCGTGGCCGAGGCGCTGGCGTCGTACGCCGACACGGGTGCGCGCGGCTCGATCGAGCACGCCCAGATGGTCAACCGCGGCGACGTGAAGGAGATGGCCCGGCTCGGCATCCGCGCCAGCGTGCAGCCGGCGCACCTGCTCGACGACCGCGACCTCACCGAGCGGATCTGGGGCGAGCGGTCGGCGCGGTGCTTCGCGTTCCGCTGGATGCTCGACGACGGCGTGGACCTGGTGCTCGGCTCCGACGCGCCGGTCAGCCCGCTGGACCCATGGCTGGCGATGGCCGCCGCCGTGCACCGCAGCGGCGACGAGCGCGAGGCGTGGCACGGCGAGCACGCGCTCACCCCGCTGGAGGTGCTGCGGGCCTCGGTGGACGGCGCCGGCAGCGTGCGGGTCGGCTCGCTCGGCGACCTGGCCCTGCTCGACCACGACCCCCTGCAGGCTGCCGACTCCCCCGCCGACGCCGCCGCCCACCTGCGACAGGTCGAGGTGGCGGGCACCTGGGTGGCCGGCCGCCCGGTCCACTCCGCCCTCTGA